The proteins below are encoded in one region of Petrotoga sp. 9PW.55.5.1:
- the glpK gene encoding glycerol kinase GlpK, whose translation MEKYILAIDQGTTSSRAIIFDHDGNVVSVAQQEFIQYYPKPAWVEHDPNEIWANTMGVMADAIARANIKRSQISAIGITNQRETTVIWDAETGKPIYNAIVWQDRRTSKICDGLKNKGLDNIVKNKTGLMIDAYFSGPKIKWILDNVEGARSKAEEGRLRFGTIDTWLIWKLTNGKVHVTDYTNASRTMIYNIFDLKWDEDLLKELQIPESLLPEVKPSSQIFGYTDKDIFGAEIPIAGIAGDQQSATFGQVCYDKGMIKNTYGTGCFMLMNTGEEPVLSKHGLLTTIAYGVNGKVYYALEGSIFVGGAAIQWLRDELKIVDSAPDTEYFATKVENNGGVYVVPAFTGLGAPYWDMYARGTIVGLTRGSSKAHIIRATLESIAYQTRDVLEAMEADSHIQLKTMRVDGGASANNFLMQFQSDILGIQVERPVVGETTALGAAYLAGLAVGYWEGQKELLDKWKRDSLFIPNMDEEEKEKLYKGWKKAVKRAKGWIENE comes from the coding sequence GAACAACTAGTTCACGGGCAATAATATTTGACCATGATGGTAACGTTGTTAGCGTTGCTCAACAGGAGTTTATTCAATATTATCCAAAACCCGCATGGGTAGAGCACGATCCAAATGAGATATGGGCTAATACCATGGGAGTTATGGCTGATGCAATAGCTCGTGCCAATATAAAGAGAAGCCAAATAAGTGCAATTGGTATAACAAATCAAAGAGAAACTACCGTAATATGGGATGCTGAAACAGGCAAACCTATTTATAATGCCATAGTTTGGCAGGATAGGAGAACATCTAAAATATGTGACGGTTTAAAAAATAAAGGTTTAGATAATATAGTAAAAAATAAAACAGGATTGATGATAGATGCGTATTTTTCTGGTCCAAAAATAAAATGGATTTTAGATAATGTTGAGGGTGCAAGAAGCAAAGCGGAAGAAGGTCGGTTAAGATTTGGTACGATAGATACATGGCTGATTTGGAAATTAACAAATGGAAAGGTACATGTAACAGACTACACTAACGCATCTAGAACGATGATATACAATATTTTTGATTTAAAATGGGATGAAGATCTTTTAAAAGAGCTTCAAATCCCTGAATCTTTATTGCCAGAAGTTAAGCCTTCCAGTCAGATATTTGGGTATACAGATAAAGATATATTTGGTGCAGAGATTCCAATTGCTGGTATAGCTGGTGACCAACAATCTGCTACATTTGGGCAAGTATGTTATGACAAAGGGATGATTAAAAATACATATGGAACTGGTTGCTTCATGCTAATGAATACGGGAGAGGAACCAGTTTTATCAAAACACGGCTTGTTAACAACCATAGCTTATGGAGTTAATGGAAAAGTTTATTATGCTTTAGAAGGATCTATTTTTGTAGGAGGAGCAGCTATCCAATGGTTGAGGGATGAATTAAAAATTGTCGATAGCGCTCCTGATACTGAATATTTTGCAACAAAAGTTGAAAACAACGGTGGTGTGTATGTTGTACCAGCATTCACGGGACTCGGCGCACCGTATTGGGATATGTATGCAAGAGGTACAATAGTAGGTTTAACAAGAGGTTCGTCTAAAGCACATATTATAAGGGCTACATTGGAATCTATAGCTTACCAAACAAGAGATGTTTTAGAAGCTATGGAAGCTGATTCTCATATTCAACTAAAAACTATGAGGGTAGATGGAGGAGCATCTGCCAACAACTTTTTAATGCAATTTCAATCAGATATCCTTGGTATCCAAGTAGAAAGACCCGTTGTTGGCGAAACTACCGCACTAGGTGCTGCATATTTGGCTGGTCTAGCAGTGGGATATTGGGAAGGACAAAAAGAGCTATTAGATAAATGGAAAAGAGATTCTCTTTTTATACCAAATATGGATGAAGAAGAAAAAGAAAAATTATACAAAGGTTGGAAAAAAGCTGTAAAAAGAGCTAAAGGTTGGATAGAAAACGAGTGA